ATCACAGATACCATCTATCCGGCGAATAATGTTACAACTTGTGGTACCATCCTGGATTTAAGCGCTTATGCCGGACAAAGCGTTGATATTGTGTTTTCAGTTAATAATGATGGAACGAATTTAACCACGGCCGAAATTGACGACGTTGTCGTTTGGGAAAAAAGCTACAGTTCACTGACTGGGCGGGTATTTGATCAACATTATAATAAATTAAAGCAGGCTAATGTTATTGTGCAACGTTATAACGGAGATGAATTATGGCGCGGTAAAACGAACGATAACGGCATTTTTAAAGCCGCAGACTTACAAGGTCACGAATTCAGAAAAGCCCGGATCATTTTTAAGTATCAAGGAAGCAAAGAGATCATTCGCCGCTATATTGTGTGGGGTCAAGCGTATAATCGGACTTTTCACCTTGAGACAATATAAGTTTAGATGTAGCTAGTTGATCCCGGTTATTTTTAACGCGCTTGAGGTTACTTTAACGTACTCATCAGCAGTGCTGCCAGTTGGCGTCCACTTGGCTTTGAAATAGTATTTCTTAGCTGAATTTAGTGTAACTTGATAGGCAATCTTACCTTTATTATTTGTACGGGCTGTCTCAACTAGTTTATAACCAGTCTTGGTTTTGCGTAAAATCTTCACCTTTTTATGCTTCAATTTACTATTAGTGGCGGCATCTTTTAAGGTGATATTGATCGTCGCTTTCGAACCAACCGTCACTCTTTTCTTGGCGGCTAAAGTTAAAGCAGCTCTAGAATTGACCACAAACAAACCTCTACTCGACCCTAGTGTGACACCGTCAAACATCAGTGTATAGAAGGTTTCATCTTGTAAACCGGTATATAATATTCCCCAAGTGGTACCACCATCAGATGATTTTAACAGCACGCCCTGGCCATAATAATTTTCCGCCCCCAAATATAATGTGGTTGGCGTGGTCGAAGCCTGGGCCGTCAGACTGTTAAAAGATCGGAGATGATCAAGCCCGTCGGTAATTTTTGTCCAAGTGGCTCCGGCATCGGTTGATTTATAGAAGCCAAAGTTAGTGCCGGTACCATTGTTGTAGAACACACTGGCTATGGCGTAAACAATATTATCATCACTCGGGTCAACGATGACTTTAACAATGTCTTCATCGGGGGAAGTGGCTAAGTCAGTCCAACTACCGTTACTGTATTTATATATACCATTGACACCGGATAACTCACTTTCTGTACCAATACCAACATACAAATCACCATTGCTGGCTTGAGCAATCGTCTGAGCCGAACCATCATCTAACAGATTCATGTCTTCCCAAGTGAGGCCTTGATCATGCGATACAATCACTTGGCCAACCTTTGGCTGGTTTGGATCACCGTTTGATATGCCGGCATACAATATATCCGCATCATTAACATCAGCTATAATGTCATCCACTTGGCTGGTGGCACCAATTAAACTACCAACTAAATTATCAGACCAGGTCACGCCACCATCATTGGTGCGTTTCAGACTGCCAATCAAGCCGGCCACTGCCACATCCGAGTTGTTTGGGTCAACCCAAATACCTTCACCGGGTTCTTCGAGCACGGGAAACTCCCAGGTGGGATTACCACTCGTAAAATTACTGGTTTTGGCAATGCCATTATAAGCGGCGGCCCAAACATTATCTTTATCGGTAGCCTGGCTTAGATCTGTAATCGTGACACCAGATAAACCATCATTTATATCTGTCCAAGTAGCACCACCATCATTGCTTTTAGCTAAACCCGGCATGGCATCGGCATACACAACATTAGCATCGCTTGGGTCAACGGTGACATTGCGGCCACCAATGGCTGAAGTAGTGTTGTTATCATCATAATTTTCCCACGTCACACCACCATCATCAGAATGTTGTTCTGCCACCCAAATGCGTCCAGTTTGATCAATCGTTACGCCGCTTGAAGCTACACCGGAATCAGTCCAACCTGATACCCCAGTGGTGGTATAGTAGGCGTTGTTGTTATTACCACCGGTGATAAATAAATTATTGGCATCCAATGGGTTTACCGCAAAGCGCGCTTCGCTGGCACTAGAGCTAAAAGCCGGAGCGGTTACTTCCGCCCAGGTAGCACCGGCTGTGGTTGAATGATATAAGTGCACTTGATCGCTGGCATCCAAAGTCAGAACATAGTAACTATCATCAGCGGCGGAATAATCAATATCCCAAATGGTTTGATCGGTCGCCGCCGTGACGGTAGCCGTGCTGAAGGTGACACCACTATCGGCACTTACTAAGATGGCTCCGGCGGTTTGTGCGGCTGACAACAAAACACCATTGGCAAATAATATACCAGTACCGGAATCAGTTGAAATTCTTGTTAAGGTGACACCATGATCGGTACTGAGGTAGATACCCTGAGCAAAGTTAGCGTAAACATTACCCGTTGTTTGATCCACCTCTACGGCAATACCACCACCTACATCCATCCCGCTTAAGCCTGTCCAATTAGTGCCGCCATCTGTCGACCGGTAAAAACCATTCGGTGAGTCCTTGGCTATGGTATAGACAATATCATTCGTACTATCAATGGCGACATCCAGTAAATTACCACCAAACGGCCCAAGTTGGTCTACTTCAGCCGTGGCTGTATTATCGGCCACAGGGGCATCTGTGCTGCTATCAAAATTGCCATCATCAAACCCTTCAACCGCGGTGAATAAAGACACTGTTAATAATACGCCTAAAACAGGCACTACTATCTTTTGCCATGTGATCTTGTATACCTCCATACAAAAATTTTGTTTTATTAATTATATTGCTTTGTAGTATAGCAATAGTGGTAAAATATACCAAATACCACGTTTAACCTTGACGAATTTTTGATGATTATATAAACTCCGCCCGTGCGGATCCACGATGGGTTCGCACATCGAGAGGTGTGTTCTGCCCGAAACCGTTCACGAGGCAAATATGGAAGAACCCCGAGTTCTGGGCTCGGTAAGTTCGTTCTCGTTCGAAAGAGACAACCTACAATACAGGAGGATTGGCAGCCAACAAGCTGCCAAGTCAGAACATCGCAGGTTTTGAGTGAAGTATAAATGCCGGGCAGTAATGTCCAGCGCGTCGCACCGTCAAGGTGAAACGCGAGAGGCTCCCCATAAGGTGTTCGAGACACCAAAGTACAGCCGGTTTTGATCTGCCAAGCTACGCAAGTAGCGCCGCGGTAGATCTAGCCCGCCCAAAACGTAGTCTCAACCTTCCGGAGTTTCTCCGTTCGCCGAAAATGGTGCAACATCCGGGGCGTGTGGGAAGAAATTCCTGCCGCCCCACCCCCCCCTTTTTTTTCATCGAATATTGTTAATAACAAAAAAACGGCTCTGGTGAGCCGTTTTTTTAAATAACTTACGTTATTAGACGCGTTTCACGTTGACCGCGCGAGGGCCTTTGTCGGATGATTCAGTATCGAAAGATACAGTATCACCTTGGCGAAGGTCATCGAAAGTGACATCAACCAATGAGGAAGAATGGAAGAAAATTTCTTTTTCTTGACCTTCAACGGTGATGAAACCAAAGCCTCTGTCTGTAAGGGTTTTGATTGTTCCTTGCATATGATGGTTCGGTTAGTTAATTAGCTGCTCTAGATGTTAAAGTCTAAGTTAGTTTTTTCCTAAAGACAACTCTATTGCTCGGGAAGTATGTCAGAGTTTTAGTTAGCTGTCAATGGCCTGGTTCTAAATATCCGTTCCCGTCAACATCAATACCAATAAACCACCGGCTACCAACAACACTGCATAGTAGTATAACCAAGACAGTTTCCGCCTATATATGAAGTAAATTGTGCCAAACGTGATCAAACTACCCATGAAATAGACTAAACCAGGCCACTGATTCAAAAACATTCCAACCGTAGCCAAGAGCACGGCCAGCGGCACCATCAACCAGGTGGCTTTTACCAATAGATTAGCTTTAGATGTTAAGATAAACCATGAGATTATACCAATCAAAAGTGCATAGGTGACATGCATGGTTGGTGGAAACCATGGTGTGTAAAGGCGATCGGCTGGTATAAATAATCTCAACACGAAACTGACGATACTTTGGAAGGCAAAATCAAGCAAGAAAGTACCAATTAATAAAAAATAACCCACCACGGTAACAACCAGAGCAAATGCAATTTTTTTTACAATGGGATTTTTGAACATAGAAAGTTTTTATTTGTTTATTTTATTAGACTAATAGTATATTCTTTATTATTGATTTTAACTATTTCACCAGTTTTGTGTCCAATTAAGGCGGCTCCCAAAGGGGATTGATAGGAAATGATACCGGCTGTGGGGTTAGATTCACTAGAACCAAGAATTTGGTAGGTAACCGCTCCGGTGTGGGTTTGCAATGTCACCTGATGACCAATCTGAACAGTGTCGGCATCTTTAGGTGTGGCAATAATCACAGCATGATTAATTTGATACTCCAATTCATCAATTTGTCGGTTTAATCCACGCAATCTGCCCTTGGCTATTTGATACTCGGCATTTTCCGAAAAATCACCATTCTCGCCATACTGCCGCGTGTCTTTCATGGCCTGTGGTCGAGTAACTTTCTTGAGACGGTCTAATTTTTCCTTGAGAGCGGCCAGTTTTTCCGGCGTCATAGTAGTGTCTACTGCCAGGAAAGTGTATTTGCCTGGTTTTCTATTTGGTAAGCGCATAAACTCTATTATATAGTATTACAGTGTGATAATATATAGCTGATATGGAGGCGATCAAATTGGATAATTTAATCAAACATTTTGGTTCTGTAAAAGCCGTTGCCGGAGTCTCCTTCACAGTTCAAGAGGGTGATATCTTTGGATTTTTAGGTCCAAACGGAGCCGGTAAAACCACCACAATACGTTGTCTCATGGATTTTATTAGGCCGAGTGCCGGTAAAATCACTCTTTTTGGTAAGGATGCCCAACTAGAGTCTGTATCACTAAAAAATGACATTGGTTATTTATCATCTGATACACATTTATATAATAAATGGACAGGGTTAGAACATATTAAGTACGTGCAAGCTTTTAAAGGAGCATCACCACTGCTGCAACCATTAATAAAAAGATTAAACTACGATCCAACCAGGCGCGTCAAAAACCTTTCGACTGGCAATAAACAGAAACTAAATTTTATTTTAGCGCTATTAGGTAAACCTAAATTGCTGATTTTAGATGAACCCACCCGTGGGCTTGATCCAATTTTGCAAAACGAGGTCTATCTTATTTTGCAAGAATTTCAGCAACAAGGTGGCACGGTATTTTTTTCTTCCCATAACATGGCGGAAGTAGAAAAAATTTGTACGCGCACCGCCATTATTAGATCTGGTAAACTTGTGGTAGTTGAAAATATCACAGATTTAAAAGGTAGAAATATACACATTGGGCATGTCACATTTGCAGAGAAAGTAACCTTACCGGAGTTGTCTATAAAAAATGTAAAGTTTGTCGCCGAAAAAAATGCTGGTTATAGCTTTACCATTACGGGGGAGCTGAAAGATTTTTTTAAAACTATTGGCCGTTACACTATTACCGACTTTGATTTGAATCATGCCAGCTTAGAAGATGTATTTTTAAACTATTATAAAAAATAACTATTGTATGGTAACAATATTTTGGCGCACATTGTGGGATAAAAAATATACTTTGTTAGCTTACTGGGGTGGTGAGTTTATTATGGTCTGGATGTATACGGCGTTGTTTCCAACCATCGATAAAATCAGTTCGTCATATAATCAAATTTTAGAAACATTTCCACACTCTTTACTAGAAGCCTTTGGCTTTGAAGGTTCGTTTACCGGATTTGCTAGTTATTTAGCGGCTGAACATTATGGTATTATTTGGCCAATTGTATTAATTCCATTCTTAGCTTCGTTAGCCGGAGCAGCTATTACCAAAGAAATTGAAGATGGTACGATTGAGTTAGTTTTGGCTTTACCGGTTGCCAGGTGGAAAATATTTTTTGCAAAATATGTCGCTGGTATAGTGGCTTTATTGTTATTTTTATTATTTTCTATTTTATCAACAATTCCAATGGCTTATTTGTATCATATAGACTTTGCCGCTGAATCTTTTTATTATATGGCTCTATTAGGTGGGCTATTTGGGTGGGCAGTTTATAGTTTTGGCATGTTATTAACAGTATTATTTTCTGAACGAGGAAAGGTTTATATGATATTAGGTGGCACATTAGTAGTGATGTACTTTTTAAAAATCGTGGCTGTTTTAAGTGAAAATCTGGTCAATTTAAAATACCTGTCTTTCTTTTACTATTTTAATGCGGGCGATGCCCTAATTCAACATATTATTAACGCGGAAACTTATTGGGTGTTTATTGGTATCAGTATCGTTTGTACGATAAGTGCCACAATTTGGTTTACAAAGCGGGATGTAGCGGTGTAATAAGTAGATTCATCTTTAAAATTGGTTAAACAAATAACCCCGGAAAATACCGGGGTTATTTTAACTTATATTACAAACAGTGTTAGTTAGTAATAACGAGGGTTTGCTTTGGGCTAGTAACGCCACCGCTGACGGCTTTAAACTTATAAGTGCCAGCTGTTAAGCCAATTTTCTTGGCTTTGAATTTATATTCGTAATAACCATCAGAATCGGTTGTTACTGTGCCAACCAGGGTAAATTTACTGGCGGTCGACTTTTTTCGATAAATTTTTACAGTTTTATTAGCTTTGTCTGATTTTTTCCAACCGTAAAGTTTAGCTTGCTCACTGCGTTGCACAGAGGCTACAGCAAAAGCTGAGCTTAAACTTAATTTTTCTTTAGCCACAATTTCCTTACTGATAGTTGACGAGGCCGAGGCCAGGGAACTGGTTGTTTCGGTACTATCAGTACTAAATGTTACTGCAATGGCCATTAATGCACCGCCATCGTCAGTTTCCGTGACACTGACAGACGCTTGGTCGTCATCCACAAACACGGCTAGGTTCGAAGCATTGATCGTTTTGCCGGACATAGTACTCATTAAAGCCAACATACTGGCTGGGAATTTCATATTAAAGAATCCAGTGGTACCAGCTGGGCCATTTACCGCCACACCAAATTGGGCATCGTCTGGGCCAGTTGGTGGTATGATTTGAAAATCTTGTACGGTAGTAGCAATATATCCGCCACTCATAGCATCTGGTGGGCCATTGCCTGGTTCTGGATTATCTAATGATGGATTAGCGGCTGTTCCGACAAAGACAAAGACAAATTGTTGGGCCTTGCCCATGTCTGGGATATAAAAATCACCCGTTGTGAAGGTCACAGAATATTGATACGGCTCACTGGAAGAATCCAAAGTTAAATTGGATATATTGGCACCGGCGCCCATGACAAACGGTGCGACCGTCAGTTCATCGGCATCGTCCGTGACGGTAAAATTAGCGGTATACGTGGCACTACCACTATCAGCCGTGTACGAAAAAGCCGTTACTTCTTGTAAAATGCCTTCTGGTCCTTCTGAAGGAACCATAGCACTTAAATCCGTCACCACATCGGTGGCATCACTTGATGTCACGGTACTGGTGACAGTAAAAGCCTGACTGGCTAATGGCATCATGGCTAACAGCCAAGCTCCCAAACAGCCAACGATGAATTTGTATTTTTTCATATCATCCTCCTAATAATTAAATATGTTTTTATCTTATCACATAATAAAAAGATGTGCTATAATCGCAATATGAAAAATACCGCTTTACAGGCCGTAATTAAAATGCCTATTTTTGTGGCCAGTGGCATTGTTGTTTCATTAATAATTCAATATGTCGTCCATCAAGAATTAGTGGCTAGTGTCGTTATGATTATCACCATTGTGATAGGTTTCTGGAAGTTTTTATTGGAGACAATTAAGGCTCTTTTAAAACACAAGTTTGGTTTGGATTATATCGCCTTGTGTGCCGTAATTGTATCTTTTATCACCCAAGATTATTTAGTTGGTGGCATGATCGTATTAATGCTAACCACTGGTGAAGCGTTAGAGAAATATGCCATGTTGCATGCGAAGAAATCCTTAACGTCGTTAATTGATCGTATTCCAAAAGATGTGACATTATTAGATGATAGTGACACGCATGTTAAAACTACCATTGAAGAAGTTAAAATTGGTCAACGCATTTTAATCCGGCGCGGTGAAGTTATACCGCTCGATGGCACTTTAGAAAGTGCTAGTGGCTATGCTGATGAATCATCATTAACGGGCGAGCCATATTATATGGATAAACTCAAAGGTGATGTCGTGCGCAGTGGTACCATTAATGCTGGTGATGTCATGGTTATTAATGTAACTACCGCTGACGATCAATCTACCTACCGTAAGATTATTAAACTCGTCCAAGAAGCCGAGTCGTCTCAAGCACCCTTGGTGCGCTTAGCCGATCGTTATAGCACCATTTTTACTTTACTCACCGCCATCATTGCAGGGACAGCCTATTTTTTCACGCGTGATGTGGAAATTATTTTGGCAGTTTTAGTTGTGGCGACACCTTGCCCCTTGATTTTGGCTACACCCATTGCTCTGATTGGTGGGATGAGTGCGGCCGCTCGGCAAAAAATCATCATGAAGAATTTAGCCAGCATCGAGGTCTTATCACGCACGCAAGCTTTGATTTTTGATAAAACTGGTACTATTACATTAGGTCATCCGGTGATAAATCAAGTGGAAGTAAAAGATACTGTCTACAGTGAGGAAAAAATATTAGGTATTGCCACAGCCATTGAGCATAATTCTTTGCACCCTTTTGCCAAGGCCATTGTGCAACACACTAAAGATAAAAATATTTCCATACCCAAAGTAGAGAAAGTTGAAGAAGTGGTGGGTATCGGTATTTCCGGAATGATTGATGGACAGCGTTATACTTTAGCGAAATATAAAAATACTGAACAACTCACCATTGAAGTTACCGGTGAGGGTAAACTAATTGCTTTATTACACTTTGAAGATCAAGTAAAATTAGATTCTAAACAGCATTTGGATTTATTAGAGCAATCCGGTTTTGAAATGTACATGTTAACTGGCGATAAACAAACGGTGGCCGATGCACTAGTAAAATCCATGGGGATAAATATTTCTGTCCAAGGTAATTGTTCACCTGAAGATAAATTGGCTCGTCTACGCGAGTTACAAAAATCCGGCAAAGTCACCGCCATGGTCGGTGATGGTATTAATGATGCTCCGGCCCTAGCGGCGGCTGACGTTGGTATCGTGTTCGCCAATGAAGAACACACCGCTGCGTCGGATGCCGCTGATGTGGTGCTACTGGGTGGAGATTTTACGCTCGTGCTGCGCGTTTTTAACATTGCCAAACGAACGATTAAGATCGCCTTACAAAGTATTTGGGTGGGGATTGGTTTAAGTGTGTTAAGTATGATCGCCGCGGCGTTTGGTTGGATTCCGCCATTGATTGGGTCTTTATGGCAAGAATGTATTGATGTGATTGTAATTATCAATGCCTTAAGAGCCGCACGGGGGTAAACACAAACAAAGTAAATAAAATCAATGGTAGAGACGCGATTAATCGCGTCTCTACCATTGATTTTATGTTGGTTCTTCCATGACACAATAGGTATTATGTGTAGTGTAATCGTGATAAAACCGTTATACTATAATGATGGAACATCACCATACCGAACACAACAAACACACTGGTCATCATACGGCCGACTTTCTAAAAAAATTTTGGATCACACTGGTTATCACCATACCGATATTTTTTTATTCGGAAATGGCTGTGATGATTTTTCATATTCAAGCGCCGGTTTTTTTTGGATACCGCTATGTATTTTTAGTCTTAGGTAGTTTTATCTTTTTTTATTGTGGCTGGGTTTTTCTGGCCAGCGCGTATCGTGAGTTGCGTGATAAATTACCCGGCATGATGACGTTAATCTCTTTGGCCATCTCGGCAGCCTATTTTTATAGTGTTTGGTCGATATTATCGGGTGGTAAGCATGATTTATTATTTGAATTATCATCCTTGATCGCCATCATGTTGTTGGGCCATTGGATAGAAATGAAATCAGTCCAAGGTGCACAAGGAGCCTTACATGAATTAGCGAAACTATTACCCGATCAGGCTGAAGTGATACGTGGTGATAAAACTGTAATCATACCGTTACACGAATTAATAGTGGGGGATATTGTGTTGGTGAAACCAGGCGGAAACGTTCCGGCTGATGGGAAGATTATTGATGGAACATCCGAAATAAATGAATCGGTGATTACCGGTGAATCCCGTCCAGTCGAAAAAACGGTTGGTGCACTGGTGATTGCTGGGTCAATCAATGGTGATGGCAGTTTAAAAGTAGTGATTGAAAAAATTGGTGAGCAAACATTTTTGGCCGGTGTGATGCACTTAGTGGCCAACGCGCAGGCTTCTAAATCACGCTTACAAATGTTGTCCGACCAAGCCGCGTTTTATTTAACGATTATTGCTCTAGTAACTGGTAGTATTACATTTATTACTTGGTTACTCGTGGGAGCTGGCGTCGTAACGGCCACCGAACGATTGGTGGCAGTTTTAGTAATTGCTTGCCCACATGCACTGGGTTTGGCTGTACCGCTCGTTGCGGCTATATCTACCACCTTAGCGGCACGCAATGGTTTATTAGTAAAAGAACGCCGCGCGTTGGAAGCCGCCAGAAAAATTGATACGATTTTATTTGATAAAACTGGTACCTTAACCAAGGGTGAGTTTGGTGTCGTGGGTACAGTAGACGATCAGGTATTACAGTTAGCCGCCTCGGTGAATGCACAGTCGGAGCATCCCTTGGCTAAAGCTATTGTTACTGCTGCCAGCGAAAAAAACTTAACCTTACTAACTGTGCAAGATTTTTCGCGTGTACCCGGTAAAGGTGTGATCGGAACAGTTGCGGGTAAAG
The sequence above is a segment of the Patescibacteria group bacterium genome. Coding sequences within it:
- a CDS encoding heavy metal translocating P-type ATPase — its product is MKNTALQAVIKMPIFVASGIVVSLIIQYVVHQELVASVVMIITIVIGFWKFLLETIKALLKHKFGLDYIALCAVIVSFITQDYLVGGMIVLMLTTGEALEKYAMLHAKKSLTSLIDRIPKDVTLLDDSDTHVKTTIEEVKIGQRILIRRGEVIPLDGTLESASGYADESSLTGEPYYMDKLKGDVVRSGTINAGDVMVINVTTADDQSTYRKIIKLVQEAESSQAPLVRLADRYSTIFTLLTAIIAGTAYFFTRDVEIILAVLVVATPCPLILATPIALIGGMSAAARQKIIMKNLASIEVLSRTQALIFDKTGTITLGHPVINQVEVKDTVYSEEKILGIATAIEHNSLHPFAKAIVQHTKDKNISIPKVEKVEEVVGIGISGMIDGQRYTLAKYKNTEQLTIEVTGEGKLIALLHFEDQVKLDSKQHLDLLEQSGFEMYMLTGDKQTVADALVKSMGINISVQGNCSPEDKLARLRELQKSGKVTAMVGDGINDAPALAAADVGIVFANEEHTAASDAADVVLLGGDFTLVLRVFNIAKRTIKIALQSIWVGIGLSVLSMIAAAFGWIPPLIGSLWQECIDVIVIINALRAARG
- a CDS encoding cold shock domain-containing protein, with product MQGTIKTLTDRGFGFITVEGQEKEIFFHSSSLVDVTFDDLRQGDTVSFDTESSDKGPRAVNVKRV
- a CDS encoding ABC transporter ATP-binding protein, translating into MEAIKLDNLIKHFGSVKAVAGVSFTVQEGDIFGFLGPNGAGKTTTIRCLMDFIRPSAGKITLFGKDAQLESVSLKNDIGYLSSDTHLYNKWTGLEHIKYVQAFKGASPLLQPLIKRLNYDPTRRVKNLSTGNKQKLNFILALLGKPKLLILDEPTRGLDPILQNEVYLILQEFQQQGGTVFFSSHNMAEVEKICTRTAIIRSGKLVVVENITDLKGRNIHIGHVTFAEKVTLPELSIKNVKFVAEKNAGYSFTITGELKDFFKTIGRYTITDFDLNHASLEDVFLNYYKK
- a CDS encoding copper-translocating P-type ATPase; this translates as MMEHHHTEHNKHTGHHTADFLKKFWITLVITIPIFFYSEMAVMIFHIQAPVFFGYRYVFLVLGSFIFFYCGWVFLASAYRELRDKLPGMMTLISLAISAAYFYSVWSILSGGKHDLLFELSSLIAIMLLGHWIEMKSVQGAQGALHELAKLLPDQAEVIRGDKTVIIPLHELIVGDIVLVKPGGNVPADGKIIDGTSEINESVITGESRPVEKTVGALVIAGSINGDGSLKVVIEKIGEQTFLAGVMHLVANAQASKSRLQMLSDQAAFYLTIIALVTGSITFITWLLVGAGVVTATERLVAVLVIACPHALGLAVPLVAAISTTLAARNGLLVKERRALEAARKIDTILFDKTGTLTKGEFGVVGTVDDQVLQLAASVNAQSEHPLAKAIVTAASEKNLTLLTVQDFSRVPGKGVIGTVAGKVVQVGNFSAEVTSQVSGHTIVQVIEAGKMLGSIALADVIREESRQAIKTLKKLGIKTAMITGDSEDVAAWVASELNIDEYFSRVMPDQKAEKVKLLQSSGRKVAMVGDGVNDAPALTQADLGIAIGAGTNVAIESAGIILVKNDPRDIPKIIHLSNLTYHKMIQNLFWATGYNVIAIPLAAGVLAAQGIILQPAIAAVFMSVSTVIVAFNAVLLRRRKL
- a CDS encoding ABC transporter permease subunit; translated protein: MVTIFWRTLWDKKYTLLAYWGGEFIMVWMYTALFPTIDKISSSYNQILETFPHSLLEAFGFEGSFTGFASYLAAEHYGIIWPIVLIPFLASLAGAAITKEIEDGTIELVLALPVARWKIFFAKYVAGIVALLLFLLFSILSTIPMAYLYHIDFAAESFYYMALLGGLFGWAVYSFGMLLTVLFSERGKVYMILGGTLVVMYFLKIVAVLSENLVNLKYLSFFYYFNAGDALIQHIINAETYWVFIGISIVCTISATIWFTKRDVAV
- a CDS encoding sialidase family protein: MEVYKITWQKIVVPVLGVLLTVSLFTAVEGFDDGNFDSSTDAPVADNTATAEVDQLGPFGGNLLDVAIDSTNDIVYTIAKDSPNGFYRSTDGGTNWTGLSGMDVGGGIAVEVDQTTGNVYANFAQGIYLSTDHGVTLTRISTDSGTGILFANGVLLSAAQTAGAILVSADSGVTFSTATVTAATDQTIWDIDYSAADDSYYVLTLDASDQVHLYHSTTAGATWAEVTAPAFSSSASEARFAVNPLDANNLFITGGNNNNAYYTTTGVSGWTDSGVASSGVTIDQTGRIWVAEQHSDDGGVTWENYDDNNTTSAIGGRNVTVDPSDANVVYADAMPGLAKSNDGGATWTDINDGLSGVTITDLSQATDKDNVWAAAYNGIAKTSNFTSGNPTWEFPVLEEPGEGIWVDPNNSDVAVAGLIGSLKRTNDGGVTWSDNLVGSLIGATSQVDDIIADVNDADILYAGISNGDPNQPKVGQVIVSHDQGLTWEDMNLLDDGSAQTIAQASNGDLYVGIGTESELSGVNGIYKYSNGSWTDLATSPDEDIVKVIVDPSDDNIVYAIASVFYNNGTGTNFGFYKSTDAGATWTKITDGLDHLRSFNSLTAQASTTPTTLYLGAENYYGQGVLLKSSDGGTTWGILYTGLQDETFYTLMFDGVTLGSSRGLFVVNSRAALTLAAKKRVTVGSKATINITLKDAATNSKLKHKKVKILRKTKTGYKLVETARTNNKGKIAYQVTLNSAKKYYFKAKWTPTGSTADEYVKVTSSALKITGIN
- a CDS encoding GreA/GreB family elongation factor produces the protein MRLPNRKPGKYTFLAVDTTMTPEKLAALKEKLDRLKKVTRPQAMKDTRQYGENGDFSENAEYQIAKGRLRGLNRQIDELEYQINHAVIIATPKDADTVQIGHQVTLQTHTGAVTYQILGSSESNPTAGIISYQSPLGAALIGHKTGEIVKINNKEYTISLIK